The genomic window CAGCACGCCTGCGAGGCCGTTGCCCCGGGCCTCGGTGCGGGTGGCCACCCGGCCTATGCGGTGACTGCCGTCGGGTTCGACCAGGACGCGCAGGTAGGCCGCCGGACCGCACGCACCGTCCAGCCACACGTGGCGGGTGCCCGGATCGGTGTCGCGTCCGTCCAACTCGGCGTACGGGCACTCCTGCTCGACGATGAACACGTCTATCCGCAGCCGGACCAGGTCGTGGAAGGTTCCTGGGTCGATATCCCGGAACCCCAGGTCGTGGATGGCCGTCACATCGACGGACGCTAGCCCTGTCGGGTTTGCCCGCCCGGCGCGGGCACCCGAAGATGGTGCCGTGGGAAACGCCGATCTGCCCTCGGGCATACAGCTCTGCCACGAGGCCTTCGGCGATACGGCCGACCCCGCACTGCTGCTGGTGCACGGCCTCGGCAGCCAGCTCCTCCTCTGGGAGGAGGGCTTCTGCCAGGGCCTCGCCGCCACCGGATTCCACGTCATCCGGTACGACCAGCGCGACAGCGGGCTTTCGACGGTGCTCGACGAGGGCACGGCGTACTCGTTGTCCGACATGGCCGCCGACGCCGTGGGGCTGCTGGACCACCTGGGGGAGGGCGACGCCCATGTCGTCGGGCTGTCGCTGGGCGGGATGGTTGCCCAGGTCCTGGCCGCCGAACACCCGGGCCGGTGCCGCAGCCTGGTGTCGATGGCGTCCAGCACCGGCGACCGCCGGTTCGGACGACCCACGGATACCGCCCTCGAGGCCCTGGTCGCCCCGGCCCCGGAGGACCCGGTGCTTGCCGTCGAGAAGGACCTGGCCGACCGGCGGCTGTGGGCCAGCGTCTGGCATGACGACGACCACGCCAGGGCGGTGTTCGCGGCGTACGCGGACCGGAAGGTCCAGTCGCGGTCGGCTTGGGAACGACAGGCCCGAGCCTCCTTCGAGCAGGGCTCCCGGGAGGACCTCCTCGCCACCATCGAGGTCCCGACCCTCGTGCTCCACGGCACCGCCGACACCCTCATCACGCTCGGCGGCGGCCGTCGTACCGCCGAGGTCATCCCCGGTGCTGAGCTGGTGGTGGTCGAGGGATGGGGCCACGACATGGCACCGGGGGCCTGGCCACAGCTGATCGACGCCATCTCGACCCACTGCCACCGGGTCGACGGCATCAACTGACCGGGTCTACAGAGGAGAAGCCACCATGGGAGCACTGGACGGAGTACGTGTTATCGAGTTGGCGGGGATCGGGCCCGGCCCGTTCTGCGGGATGATGCTGGCCGACATGGGGGCCGACGTGGTCCGCATCGACCGGGCCGGATCGGTACGCGGTGGCGATCCGGGGTCACCACCGGCCATGGTCAACGGTCGGGGCCGCCGCAGCATCGGGGTTGACCTCAAGTCCGACGGTGGGCGCAACCTGGTCCTGCAGCTCATCCAGGACGCCGATGTGGTCTTCGAGGGCTTCCGGCCCGGCGTGGCCGAACGCCTGGGCCTCGGTCCCGAGGACTGCCTGGCGCTCAACCCGGCCATCGTCTACGGACGGATGACCGGCTGGGGCCAGGACGGCCCCTACGCCAGCACCGCCGGCCACGACATCAACTACATCTCGTTGGCTGGGGCGCTGGCCCACATCGGTCGCCACGACAGCGGTCCGGTTCCACCCCTGAACCTGGTCGGCGACTTCGGCGGTGGTGGAATGTACCTGGCCTACGGAATCGTCTGCGCGCTGCTGTCGGCCCGGACCACCGGCGAGGGCCAGGTGGTGGACGCGGCCATGGTCGACGGAGCGGCCAGCCTCATGAGCTTCTTCTACGGCATGCTCCACACCGGCTTCACCACGGCCAACCGGGGCGAGAACATGCTCGACACTGGTGCCCACTTCTACGACGTCTACGAGTGCTCGGACGGGGAGTACATCTCCATCGGGTCCATCGAGCCGCAGTTCTACGCCGAGCTGGTTCAGAGGCTGGGGCTGGATCCCGATGACTTCGCAGCCCAGCACGACCAATCCAGGTGGCCCGAGCTGAAGGAGAAGGTCGCCGCGGTGGTGGCCACCAGGACCCGGGCCGAGTGGGAC from Acidimicrobiales bacterium includes these protein-coding regions:
- a CDS encoding CoA transferase, with amino-acid sequence MGALDGVRVIELAGIGPGPFCGMMLADMGADVVRIDRAGSVRGGDPGSPPAMVNGRGRRSIGVDLKSDGGRNLVLQLIQDADVVFEGFRPGVAERLGLGPEDCLALNPAIVYGRMTGWGQDGPYASTAGHDINYISLAGALAHIGRHDSGPVPPLNLVGDFGGGGMYLAYGIVCALLSARTTGEGQVVDAAMVDGAASLMSFFYGMLHTGFTTANRGENMLDTGAHFYDVYECSDGEYISIGSIEPQFYAELVQRLGLDPDDFAAQHDQSRWPELKEKVAAVVATRTRAEWDTVLEGSDVCYAPVLTVAEAIEHPHNVARGTFVEVGGIVQPGPAPRLSGTPGDIRRPPPHEGQHTDEILAEAGLGDEEIAALRDAGAVA
- a CDS encoding GNAT family N-acetyltransferase is translated as MTAIHDLGFRDIDPGTFHDLVRLRIDVFIVEQECPYAELDGRDTDPGTRHVWLDGACGPAAYLRVLVEPDGSHRIGRVATRTEARGNGLAGVLLDHVHATTSGRLVLDAQTYLVPWYASLGYLPTGEEFIEDDIAHVPMAREASDA
- a CDS encoding alpha/beta fold hydrolase, coding for MGNADLPSGIQLCHEAFGDTADPALLLVHGLGSQLLLWEEGFCQGLAATGFHVIRYDQRDSGLSTVLDEGTAYSLSDMAADAVGLLDHLGEGDAHVVGLSLGGMVAQVLAAEHPGRCRSLVSMASSTGDRRFGRPTDTALEALVAPAPEDPVLAVEKDLADRRLWASVWHDDDHARAVFAAYADRKVQSRSAWERQARASFEQGSREDLLATIEVPTLVLHGTADTLITLGGGRRTAEVIPGAELVVVEGWGHDMAPGAWPQLIDAISTHCHRVDGIN